In a single window of the Chloroflexota bacterium genome:
- a CDS encoding site-2 protease family protein, with translation MTEAVRQAVGDVFAIEDVTVVDGRRELVRLRGHLLIDSQQAYTLVSERFRALGLTALFRRERGADLIIAVPGTIPTRIANSPWVPAILLVLTLASVLYIGALMDPTPDGRIRLWNGLPFAVSLIAILGTHELGHYFAARRVGTPVTLPYFIPMPIPPFGTMGAFIQMKAPSRDRRALLSVAIAGPLAGMVVAIPVLILGLLLSEVEPLPPGGYLMEGNSILYAAMKILVFGRFLPSGGYDVILHPVAFAGWAGLLVTGLNLIPAGQLDGGHIVYALLGERARYLTIGIIVVLLGLSWIWRGWLIWAFLIFLFSRVQATPLDDITPLTSGQRLIAIGMMVLFLLVYVPVPITVHP, from the coding sequence TTGACCGAGGCGGTTCGCCAGGCGGTGGGGGACGTCTTCGCGATCGAGGATGTCACAGTGGTGGATGGCCGGCGAGAGCTGGTGCGGCTGCGCGGCCATCTCCTGATCGACTCTCAGCAGGCTTACACGCTGGTCTCAGAGCGTTTTCGCGCTTTGGGCCTGACCGCTCTCTTCCGGCGGGAGCGGGGCGCGGACCTCATCATCGCGGTGCCGGGGACGATCCCCACGCGGATCGCCAACAGCCCATGGGTGCCAGCCATTCTATTGGTGTTGACCTTGGCCTCCGTGCTCTACATCGGCGCGTTGATGGACCCGACGCCCGATGGCCGCATTCGCCTATGGAACGGCCTCCCCTTCGCCGTCAGCCTGATCGCCATCCTGGGGACCCATGAGCTGGGCCATTACTTCGCCGCCCGGCGTGTGGGTACCCCGGTAACGCTGCCCTACTTCATCCCCATGCCCATACCCCCGTTTGGCACCATGGGCGCCTTCATCCAGATGAAAGCGCCCTCCCGAGATCGTCGTGCCCTCCTGTCCGTGGCCATCGCCGGGCCGCTGGCCGGGATGGTGGTGGCCATCCCGGTGCTCATCCTGGGGCTTCTGTTATCCGAGGTGGAGCCGCTTCCCCCCGGCGGTTATCTCATGGAGGGCAATTCGATCCTTTACGCGGCCATGAAGATCCTGGTGTTCGGCCGGTTTCTGCCCAGCGGCGGGTACGACGTGATCCTGCACCCGGTCGCCTTCGCCGGGTGGGCGGGCCTGTTGGTCACCGGGCTCAACCTGATCCCCGCCGGCCAGCTCGATGGGGGCCACATCGTTTACGCGTTGCTGGGCGAACGCGCCCGCTATCTCACCATCGGGATCATCGTGGTGCTTTTGGGGCTGTCCTGGATATGGCGCGGCTGGCTGATATGGGCCTTTTTGATCTTCCTCTTCAGCCGGGTGCAGGCCACCCCGCTGGATGACATCACGCCGTTGACGTCCGGACAGCGCCTGATCGCCATCGGCATGATGGTCCTTTTCCTCCTCGTTTACGTGCCCGTGCCGATCACCGTACACCCGTAG